ACCAACAGTCCCGACCCCATCTTTTCTTTCTTTTGCTTACAGTCGTTCCGCGGTTATTTTCTCGCCGCCAATGCCAATTTTTACTTTATGGACGGGAATGTCTTTACCCGAGTTGGCAAGGGCTGTTTCCACGGCACGCACAATTCCGGTACAGCAAGGAACTTCCATAAAAGCCACGGTTATGCTCTTCAAGTCATTTTGTTTGAACATGGCAGTCAGCTTTTCCACGTAGTAGCCAATATCATCCAGCTTAGGGCAGCCCACCACCACTTTTTTGCCTTTCAAAAGATCCAGATGGTAATTTGGATAGGCAAAAGGCACGCAGTCAGCTGTGACCAAAAGATCTGCGCCAGGCAAATAGGGGGCTGAAGGAGGTACCAGCTTGAGCTGCACCGGCCATTGGGTTAACTGAGATTTAATCTTTACTTCAATATCACCTGAACTTACCCGACTTGCTTCCACCGGTTTTTCCTCTTCCAGGTTTCTGAGCCTACTGCCCGGACAACCGCCAGCATGAGGCCGATGGTGTTGGGGGTTATGAACCTCCGGATGGTGATGGCCATTGGCTCTTTGACTCGCTAAAAGTTCCTCCACCGCTTGTTCATCAAATTCATCGGCTTCCCGCTCAATTAACTTGAGTGCATCCTGGGGGCAATGTCCCAAGCAGGCGCCCAAACCGTCGCAATACTT
This region of Zhaonella formicivorans genomic DNA includes:
- a CDS encoding ATP-binding protein — translated: MAIRKIIQIDEEKCNGCGLCIPNCAEGAIQIVNGKAKLIHDKYCDGLGACLGHCPQDALKLIEREADEFDEQAVEELLASQRANGHHHPEVHNPQHHRPHAGGCPGSRLRNLEEEKPVEASRVSSGDIEVKIKSQLTQWPVQLKLVPPSAPYLPGADLLVTADCVPFAYPNYHLDLLKGKKVVVGCPKLDDIGYYVEKLTAMFKQNDLKSITVAFMEVPCCTGIVRAVETALANSGKDIPVHKVKIGIGGEKITAERL